The following are from one region of the Bradyrhizobium sediminis genome:
- a CDS encoding CAP domain-containing protein, translating to MRLLLVLGFSLGFAATAAAGDYASEISAYRRANGLSVVKADGRLAAVALKQAQAMAASGTITHSVGGQFSSRVAPLRKSRAAENIGAGFLAFSEMLKEWKASRGHRENLLMPGARRVGVASVANPKSPYRKFWAMVITD from the coding sequence ATGAGGCTGCTGCTCGTGCTCGGCTTCAGCCTGGGCTTCGCCGCTACGGCGGCCGCGGGCGACTATGCCAGCGAGATCAGCGCCTACCGTCGGGCCAACGGATTGTCCGTGGTCAAGGCGGACGGCCGGCTGGCTGCAGTCGCCCTGAAGCAGGCGCAGGCGATGGCCGCGAGCGGCACCATTACCCACAGTGTCGGCGGCCAGTTTTCTTCGCGCGTGGCTCCCTTGCGCAAATCGCGGGCCGCGGAAAATATCGGCGCCGGATTTTTGGCGTTTTCCGAAATGCTGAAGGAGTGGAAGGCTTCGCGTGGCCATCGCGAGAACCTGCTGATGCCCGGCGCGCGCCGCGTCGGCGTCGCCTCGGTCGCCAACCCGAAATCGCCGTACCGGAAATTCTGGGCGATGGTGATTACGGATTGA